DNA from Oncorhynchus masou masou isolate Uvic2021 chromosome 5, UVic_Omas_1.1, whole genome shotgun sequence:
tatgtacaatgctgttgatccagcctcagttctctcctctctaaacTTGGCTTGTCAATTTGATCTTGGGGTGGGCTACTGCTGAAAAAGTATAGCCAACAATAAGCAGGTTCACTTATGACAAGCTTTCAAATAGCGTTACCATTGCATGAACACCTGCTGTGACTATCATTAGCAAACTAATTATGCCAAAAGAAGAAAGTGTTACAGTTCAAGAGTAATCAGGACACTGGGAAGTCCAGAACACTGAGCACTCTCATTGAGATCATCTTCTTACAACCAGATGGTCACATCTTGGCTATTTTGTGTAGATACCGGCGCCGCACTACTGGATTTAGGGTACATCTCATCAGGATCAAAGCATTTTGACAACCATTagaaacaaacaccattgtaaagtACTCATTTTATTGAAACGTGCTCAAGTCAAAGGACTTCATATCCATACTGGGGATAGTGATGCACCCTTCAGGCCACCTACAATTAGATGGCTGTAGAGACAGAAAAGACAGCCATCCCTGTAACAGGTTGAAGAAGTGTTAGTAACATGCATCTAATTGCCGTTGGGGGATGTTACAGTAAAATaaccagcacacacacctgacaaGCAAAGTGTTCCAGACCATTACACCAACCAGTCAACTGAATACAGAACACAATGACATGTTCAAGTTAATTTGGCATCAAAGCTGATACAATTAAAAGCCAAGTGTAAACTATAGTCTTCAATGCCAAAATCACCAACCTTGTTCTACAGTAGGATATTTTCCAAATTCACTGGGGATCTGGGTTTCAGAGTTTTCCACTATTGTGAGCGGTCCAAGAACAGAGTTTTGAACCAGGCCCTGGGGttctgagaaaaaaatatatacattactTCAAGCTGCAGTCCCATCAGAACTCAAGAGTGATCAGCTCAAATGAATATGGAACTACAGTTTAGTCAGGCTTGAAATGAAGTGCCTCAAAATACCTGAATCCACACCCCTCTTCAACCGAGGCTTGCAACTCGAGTCACAGCACTTGCAGAGGTCACTTTGAGACGGGTCGTCCAGCAGCTCCCATCTATGAATAAAAAAAGTTGGCTGTTGCATTGGCACTAACGTCATTATGGTCGTTATGTGACCAATACTTACTCTCCAGTCTCTTTAATGTAGTGGCAGGCCTTCTTTTCTATATCAAAAACCTCAGGGTCCCATGCAACAAGCTTACAATGAATATACACCTGGGGTGAAATAAGAGAACAGTCAAGAGCTACAGTATGAAAACAACCCAGTCATACAGAGAACTTGTGGTCCACTCACTTCCTCGCCTAAGGCAAACTTGAAGGACTGCAGGTAAAGCAGAATAGCAGACGAGTGGTACCTAGGCAGGAACCTGGAGTTCCCAGTCTTCCCATCTGCAAGGCAACTGAAAATGCATTGTGCAATGAGCAGACAAACAGAACTTCCATCCAGCAAATAAGCTAactttaaaatgtattcaatactTTTCAACATTTGAGTAGGCTGTTTAGCGCTAGGCAgtcaaaaaccaaaacgtgcaccctaCATGGCCATAGCCAGGTCTGGTACATACCCCTTGTTGGTGATGATGGGGTACACCAGGCTCGCAGACTGCAGTTCTGGTGTTGTGGCCGCCACACACTCCTCCAAGAGCAGCAGCAAGGGCTGATGGTCCTTCTGATCCACTGCTGCCCAGATGGGGATGAAAGAGCCCAGGGGAAACAGGCTGCTCTTAGCCAGACCAGTAAGGTCTTCTACATgcaacagagaggggaaggggcgCAATGCTCATACGTACTGTACAGCCACAGGTTTCAACTAGCTTTGGGCAGTGTCCTCTGCTAGGAATTtctttaccaggtaagttgactgaacaTATTCTTACAATAATTGATGTTGTATGAGTCACTCACCATTGAGGAGTGCCATGTGGAAAACCAATCCTCCATGACCCTCAGCACTACCATAGGCAGGGATAAGGAATGGGGGAATCCATCCCTCAGGGCTACATACAAGGGGGAATGTTTAGTTTAATAATGAAGGTGGCAAAGGCTTAGGAAGATTTGATTCCAACACCATAGCTAGAGTACACTACACCCAATAGAGCCCTAAAACTCAACtcagttccactgcatttaaaaaataaaaaatcattcCCCTCTAattagggactgatttagacctgggacaccaggtgtgtgcaattaatgatAAAGTAGAACCGAAAGACAGCAGGCACCAGACCTCttagggtaagagttgagtaccCCTGGCATAGATGGTTACCTTATGTAAACACACTTTATATGGTGACTAATAGCAGCAGGTTTGGGCTTTCGGTTAGGTCTGTAAGTCAGGCTGGTTGAATAGATGTGTTTTTTGCCAGTCACCTGGGGAATAGAAGGAGAAGCATTAGTCGTCGCAGGATCCAAAATGGCATACATTGGGTCAAGAGTTAGCCATTACCCGTTTCTTGATGGCACAGCCATTGAGGTTGTAGTGGAATGTCGCCATCCCTTCTCCCGTGGGAAGAACAGAAAATGTGGAcggaacacagtgtccaaggaaaaGACGGGCAGCATGTTCAACCAACTCTGGACTGACCTTCCATGTCACTTTAATGGAGTGTTTCTCACAATCCACATTAAAATCTAAAAATATAAATTTGATAATGTCATCATTCACATCTCAAGAGCCAACACCACAACTTGGCTAGTCTGTTAGGCGGTCAGCATGAGATAAGTAACCTATTCAAGTTAACATGGTATCAGCGCTACATAATCATATTATGCGTTCATTATTAGACGTACCTTCATTGGCAGCGCTTGCTGCTGCTACGACGACAGCCAAAACAATTCCACATTGCCAAAGGAGAGACATGACTAAATGATCTAGGAGTGCCTACAAACTAGAAATATTTATGGACCAATTGATCCTAATCATCTTAATTCTGAACACCCGTGAGAGGTCAAGGAGCGATAATTATAGACCTAAAAACTTACCAACATCATCACTTTTGGTAtttcctggtctgaaaacatccTTGAATTTTTATGGGTTTTAAAAGTAAAAATGGTAATAGTCACATCTTTTCCCCATAAAGTAGTCTGTAAGGCGTCTCACAAAACACGACGGACGGACAGAATAGTGACTTACACAGGAGATAAAGTTGAATCAAAAAGATTGAACAATCTGGTTTGCTCAATTTGACAGTACCACACTAAGTGTGGATTAGGTATTTTTTACATCGATTTAAAGTGTATTTTATGCGACAGTCAAAATGCTGATCAAGGATAAGGTAAGACCAGCAAATTTAATTGGTGGCCAAGCCCGCTAGTTTACATACTGAATGATCATCTCATCACCGATCTAGCTATCTGCCGTAGCTAAATATATGAATAGATCTGAAAAGCGCTATATAGTGAGTATCGCAGCAGGCCATTGGCATACCCGTATAGAATGCAGAGTTCGCTAACGTTAACTATACTGAACCAAAATGTAAACGCCGCAAGCAACAATGAAAGATTTTTctgagttacatttcatataaggaaatcagtcaattgaattaaattcattaggccccaatctatggatttcacaggactgggcaggggcgcagccatggttGGGACTGGGAGAGCAGGGGTGCAGCAATGGATGGGACTGGGAGGGCAAGTGCGCAGCCACAGGGGAGCCAGGccaagccaatcagaatgagttcttccccacaaaagggctttattacagacagaaatactcctcagtttcatcagctgtcagggtTGCTGGTTTCAGAGGATccctcaggtgaagaagccagatgtggacgtcctgggctggagtggttacacgtggtctgtggttgtgaggccggttggacgtactgcaaattctctaaaacgacattggaggcggcttttGTAGAGAAATGAACAGTCAATTATCTGGCAAAAGCTTTGGTGGActttcctacagtcagcatggcAATTGCATTTTGTATGCTATTTTGTATGCTATTGTATGTGTGAACGATGGCTAGCTCCTCGAATGATCCCAGTCCCTCCTATTGTGCATCTTTTGTAGAAAGAGGCGACGATTCTCAGAACATATGTTctctacaaatgttttatttcctttTGGATGCAGATGCAAGATGCAGAGAGTGAGTTCTGCTTAATTAAAACGACCTGATCTCCAAAGTCCAAGTCTATAGTCTCAATCAACCACACACAACGCAGAGTTACAGCGGTGCAGTATAGCACCGGTTACATTGGTGCCTTCTCGACCGGATTCATCGTTGATCGACGTCAGCTCAATCACCGCGGCGCTGCTTCTCGAGAGACTAATTATATCATTGAGGTATTCTTGCCGCCTTGTGGCAAAAATCGGAAGTACACGTCTTTTTTcctgtttatttttttttctgACAACGATGGATTGAGAGCGCTGTTTATAGTTAACCAACATAGAAGTGTGTTCATCAACAGACATTTTAACGTAACATTAGTGGTTTAGTGGCATGGCATCTTATAATGGCGATGAACCCAAATTCACTGCTGGGAGGGGGAGGTTTTTCTCATACTCTGATCAAACCCCTGTAAAGTGTGTAGGTGCAGGAGGTTCCCCCATGTTTTGCTCCACAAAAAAATTGGATGAAAGCCCTTCATCTGGTGTTAATCCAAATGCCCCTGTAGATGGTCTAGCTGAGCTGGTCACTCAGCTAGCCCAGGAAATAGGGAGCTCGATTAGGGAAGAACTACAGAGTGGCAGGTCCAGTACTTATGAGCCACCAGTCGGTAGGATATGTAGATCTCAGTAAAATTAAGTTCACCATGCAATCAGACTTAAAGGAACCTCCTACATATAGAGGAGATGTTACAGACAAATGCTCCATTCATGAATGGGAGGAGTTGATGAGAATATACTTGAGGAGGAAGGGATGTCCGGTTGAGGAACAATCAGATGAGATAATTAGTCGATTATCTGGCAAAGCAAGAGACATGGTAAAGATGAATTTACGCAATGAGACAACAGTTGATCCTACAGAGAAGCCAGAGATTGTATTTGACATTCTGAAACAGAAATTCAGCGAATTGGCCTATTCATGCATGCCCTTGGCTGATTTTTACAATACTAAACCTGTACCCGGAGAGGCTGTTATGGAGTATTGGGTTCGATTGAACAAGGCCGTAGATGTCGCTGACGTGGGCCTTAAGAGACAAGGTAAGAAGATTGACTCCGATGTCGTTAGGATGTTTGTAACATACTGCCCTGACCCCAAACTGGCAGCAGTATTCCAATACAAGTCTGCTGAGAAATGGACTGCGAGTGAAGTACAGGAGAGAATCCATGAACATGAACGCCGCAGGAAAGCCACCATGTGTCAATCTACCGCTGTATCCTCAAAGCAAGTAACAGTACATCCCCAGATAACTCCATGTGAAGGCGGGGTCAACTGATAACTGATGTAATTTACTCATGTTACCTTATAACTCTTATATGGCTCTATCATGTGGACAATTGAATATTATTTCTAAGGTGTTTTTCCATTTGTTGCCACCAGGTGACATCTCTCATTTAAACATCTTTGGCCAGTGCATAGGTGAAAATAATTTCATTTGaataaagtgttaaacagatTATTACAGTTACATAAGTGGCAACAGGGAAACTATGACAACTATGAAACTATGACAACTATTTCCCTTTTTCTCTCTATTTTTACCCCACATAGTTTTTTTTGCATCGATAACGACAAAAAGCAAAGTCTCAAATTTTAAGCAACATTTGGTAAAAAATCATTTTGACACGTTTTTGCTCCATTGTATACTCCCAGGGCCACAAGCCATGTATGTTTTCTGTACTCTATGACAGGTTTAAAGTTCATGTTCTGTAGACCTATGACACTGACGCTACATGATACATTTGGCTGTTATTAAAATATAAATCTCAATGCATTTCAGCACACTGATATCATAATTGAGGGTCTATTGCTGTCCTCTTAAAAGCTGGGAAAAAAACACCTTTGCAGAGTGGATGAAGCCAACACATACTGTACCCTACATTATATGAGCATAACACTCATAGGAGTTTCACTTAATCGTTCTCAGAGCGGAAAGGATTATGATTGGTTGCATCAGGCAACCAATGAAAAAGAAGAGGAGGCGGGAATACCAAACGGAGAGCAGGCAGGTAGACATGTCACTTGATAGGCAAAATAAACACGTTTGGGGAAAAAGTGAGGGAGGAATAAGCATATAAGCAAAGTTGAATATAGTTCTTCATTTTGTGCATTCATGTCCTGTTTCCAGTTAGTCTAATTAACGGATTAAATACTAAATGTGATGCAAGCTAAAATTAGTTAGGTAAAATGCGTTTTCTACGTTGTTAGCAAGCCAACAGTTTAGCCTTAGTTACCAAGCTGCTAGCTAGCTCAACAGTTTTAgccttacagtgccttcagaaagtattcgtacctttgacttattccacattttgttgtgttacagcctgaataaaatgtttaaatatatattttttaaatcacccatctacacataccccataatgacaaagtaaaaacaggtttatagaaatgtttgcaaatgtattgaaaatgaagtaTCTCAATTACataccctgagtcaatactttgtacaagcacctttggcagagattacagcagtgagtctttctgggtaagtctataagagctttccacacctcgattgtgcaatatttgcccattattctttaagctctgtcaaattggttattgatcaacagtaatgatttagatgcactattgtaaagtggctgttccactggatgtcagaaggtgaattcaccaatttgtaagtcgctctggataagagcgtctgctacatgacttaaatgtaaaatgtaaatgtagtgtatatttggccttgcgtttcaggttattgtcctgctgaatggtGAGTTTGTCTccaagtgtctgttggaaagcagactgaaccaggtttgcctttaggattttgcctgtgcttagctctattccatttattttcatCCGAAAATAttcagtccttgccgatgacacgcatacccataacatgacgcagccaccaccatgcttggaaaatatgaagagtggtactcagtcatgtgttgtgtttgatttgcctcaaacatactGTAATGCTTTGTAGTCAGGACAAAGTTACTTCTTTGACCTAATTTTGTACAGTTTTACTTCAgtaccttattgcaaacaggatgcatgttttggaatattataTTCTGAACAGACTTCCTTCTCTTCACTCTGTAATTTTGgtaagtattgtggagtaactatgtacaatgctgttgatccagcctcagttctctcctctctaaacTTGGCTTGTCAATTTGATCTTGGGGTGGGCTACTGCTGAAAAAGTATAGCCAACAATAAGCAGGTTCACTTATGACAAGCTTTCAAATAGCGTTACCATTGCATGAACACCTGCTGTGACTATCATTAGCAAACTAATTATGCCAAAAGAAGAAAGTGTTACAGTTCAAGAGTAATCAGGACACTGGGAAGTCCAGAACACTGAGCACTCTCATTGAGATCATCTTCTTACAACCAGATGGTCACATCTTGGCTATTTTGTGTAGATACCGGCGCCGCACTACTGGATTTAGGGTACATCTCATCAGGATCAAAGCATTTTGACAACCATTagaaacaaacaccattgtaaagtACTCATTTTATTGAAACGTGCTCAAGTCAAAGGACTTCATATCCATACTGGGGATAGTGATGCACCCTTCAGGCCACCTACAATTAGATGGCTGTAGAGACAGAAAAGACAGCCATCCCTGTAACAGGTTGAAGAAGTGTTAGTAACATGCATCTAATTGCCGTTGGGGGATGTTACAGTAAAATaaccagcacacacacctgacaaGCAAAGTGTTCCAGACCATTACACCAACCAGTCAACTGAATACAGAACACAATGACATGTTCAAGTTAATTTGGCATCAAAGCTGATACAATTAAAAGCCAAGTGTAAACTATAGTCTTCAATGCCAAAATCACCAA
Protein-coding regions in this window:
- the LOC135528644 gene encoding uncharacterized protein LOC135528644; the protein is MSLLWQCGIVLAVVVAAASAANEDFNVDCEKHSIKVTWKVSPELVEHAARLFLGHCVPSTFSVLPTGEGMATFHYNLNGCAIKKRVTGKKHIYSTSLTYRPNRKPKPAAISHHIKCVYISPEGWIPPFLIPAYGSAEGHGGLVFHMALLNEDLTGLAKSSLFPLGSFIPIWAAVDQKDHQPLLLLLEECVAATTPELQSASLVYPIITNKGCLADGKTGNSRFLPRYHSSAILLYLQSFKFALGEEVSGPQVLCMTGLFSYCSS